A single region of the Sphaeramia orbicularis chromosome 6, fSphaOr1.1, whole genome shotgun sequence genome encodes:
- the LOC115421182 gene encoding glycine-rich cell wall structural protein 1.8-like isoform X2, with protein sequence MHSPEKNLTFLHQEKTVITLVIKDKMENRGGRGDGCRGERGKEQGQGCGGGQDKERGCKGGPGQGQEQGQGPKQGQGCGKGRGQEMKAEHARGPE encoded by the exons ATGCACAGTCCTGAAAAAAACCTTACATTTCTACACCAG GAAAAGACCGTGATTACACTTGTCATCAAAGACAAAATGGAAAATC GTGGTGGACGCGGAGATGGTTGCCGTGGG GAAAGAGGCAAGGAACAG GGACAAGGCTGTGGAGGTGGACAGGACAAAGAACGTGGATGCAAAGGTGGACCAGGACAAGGACAAGAACAAGGACAAGGACCAAAACAAGGACAAGGATGTGGAAAAGGACGTGGACAGGAAATGAAAGCAGAACATGCTCGTGGTCCAGAATGA
- the LOC115421182 gene encoding protein argonaute 3-like isoform X1 produces the protein MHSPEKNLTFLHQEKTVITLVIKDKMENPGGGRGDGCRGERGKEQGQGCGGGQDKERGCKGGPGQGQEQGQGPKQGQGCGKGRGQEMKAEHARGPE, from the exons ATGCACAGTCCTGAAAAAAACCTTACATTTCTACACCAG GAAAAGACCGTGATTACACTTGTCATCAAAGACAAAATGGAAAATC CAGGTGGTGGACGCGGAGATGGTTGCCGTGGG GAAAGAGGCAAGGAACAG GGACAAGGCTGTGGAGGTGGACAGGACAAAGAACGTGGATGCAAAGGTGGACCAGGACAAGGACAAGAACAAGGACAAGGACCAAAACAAGGACAAGGATGTGGAAAAGGACGTGGACAGGAAATGAAAGCAGAACATGCTCGTGGTCCAGAATGA